Below is a window of Oceanipulchritudo coccoides DNA.
CACTTGGCCATGTTCCTTTTCCAGACTTTGCCCAAAGGCTTCCTGACGCTCAAAGGACCATCGTTCAGAACTGAATCCCAGAAAGGCAAAGTGGCGGTGGCCATTGCCTATGAAATGTTCCGCAACCATTCGTCCGATTTTCCGGTCATCACATTTGACTAAGGGAAATGGGGATTTTTGGACATTTCCGAGAACGTCGACGATATGCGTATTTTTCGCTTTCAGGTTCTTCAAGATGGCGGGATCGGAAATGCGGGCGATGATGCCATCCCCATCCCAATCCACCAGTCCGGCGATGTCGGTTGCGCCCATGTATCCGGTGGGATGAAAGACGGACCAGTCGTCATGTTCCCTGATGTACTGGCTGATCCCGGCAAGGATATTCCGCCCCGAGGCAAGGGCGGTTTCGACTAGGATGGCAACGCGCTTCATGACCTGACCTGATTTATTAAAAATTAGGAAGAATATTATCTAATTTCCAAGTATAAGACTGTGATATGCTTATTCTAAAGCAAACAATAAATTTTACAAATTGACCGATTATATGAAAATACCTCAATCCGCTGAAGGCCTTATTGATAATGTAAGGGAACAATTCAAGATGAACTTCGGAGACGACGCTGAGATCGTCGCCTTCGCCCCTGGCCGGGTAAATGTGATCGGTGAGCACGTCGACTACAATGGCGGCTGGGTGCTGCCGGCGGCGATTGACCGCTTTCTTGTGATGGCGGTAAAGGCCCGATCGGGCAAGGAGGTACGCTTGGCCACGGCGACCTACGACGGCCGGGTGGAATTCACCCTTGATGAGATTGCCCCCGGCCGGTCCCGCGGTTGGGATCGTTATGTGCGTGGGGTTCTTGCCGGGATAATCGGGGCCGGGAATGACCTGACGGGATTTGATGCCTGTTTTGACAGCAATATTCCGATCGGCGGCGGCTTGAGCAGTAGTGCCGCCTTTGAAGCGGCCACCGGATTGGCTGCCTTGGCCCTTTGTGGTGGGGAAATGGACCGCTTTGAACTCGCCAAGTTGTGTCAGCATGCCGAGCATGAATATGCGGGTGTGCCATGTGGGATTATGGACCAGGCGGCAGTGCTCAACTGCAAGGCTGGTCATTTGCTTTTCCTCGACTGCGAGAACGAAACCTTCGAGCAGGCCCCATTCAAGGCAGACGGCTGGCGCCTGATGATCATCAATTCCGGAGTGGCCCATGAGCTCGCTGACGGCGAGTACGCAAAGCGCCGAAAAGCGTGTCATGATGCCGCGGAAATAATTGGAGTCTCCTCATTGCGACACATTGCCATTGAGGAACTGGACGCGACGCTTGCCAACGAGTCCTTGAATGAAGAGATGCGCAAGTGCGTGCGACACAACGTGACGGAGAACGACCGCACCCATAAGGCGGTGGCCGCCCTTGCCGCAGGGGACATCGAGGAGGCCGGCAAGCAAATGAACTTGAGTCATGCGTCCCTTCGAGATGACTATCGCGTGAGCTGCGACGAGTTGGATTATATCGCGGAAATCGCACAACCCCTTGAGGGTGTTGCGGGGTGCCGGATGACCGGCGGGGGATTTGGTGGCTCCTGCATTGCCCTTGTCAGGGAAGAAGTTGCTGAGAACGTGTCGACCCTGATTTCCACCGCCTTCAGCACACGCTTCAAACACGCACCGAAGATTTTCCTGACGACGCCTGAGACCTCAGCGCACGCCTTCAAGACGGGAGTCTGAAAAGCCATGGACAAGGAACTTTTACCGCATCGTCGACGCAACCAGTTAACCGGGGAATGGGTACTCTGTTCACCGCACCGGGCAACCCGTCCGTGGCTGGGCCAACAGGAGGAAGTCCACAAGGAAGAGCGCCCCGAACACGATCCATCTTGCTACTTGTGCCCCGGCAATCGCAGGGCCAACGGGGTCGACAACCCCTCCTACGAGGGGACCTATGTGTTTGAGAACGATTTTCCGGCCCTTCTGAATGAAGATCCTTCGGACGATGCTTCCGAGCACCATCTCCTCCGCTGTGCCAATGTGCAGGGCACCTGCCGGGTTATTTGCTTTTCCCCACGGCATGATCTCACGCTTGCCAAGATGGAGCCTGCAGACATCTGCCGGGTTATTCAGACCTGGAAAGAGCAGACCGCCGAGCTTGGACAAAAATACAAGTGGGTTCAGGTTTTTGAGAACAAGGGTGCGATAATGGGCTGCTCCAATCCGCACCCGCACGGCCAGGTTTGGGCGATGGATGCCATTCCCACACTGCCCCTTCAGGAGGACGCCCGCCAGCGGGAGTATTTCGGGAATCATCACGACCGGTTGCTCTTGAATTATGTCGAGCTTGAGATCGAGCGCAAGGAGCGCATGATTTGTCAGAATGACGATTGGGCCGTTGTTGTGCCATACTGGGCGACATGGCCCTTTGAGACGCTCTTGCTTCCCCGTTTCAAGATCAGTCGGATGACCGAGTTAACGACAAACAAAGCGGAGTCTCTCGCTGTTGTCATGAAGGAATTACTACAGAGATATGACGGCCTGTTTTCATGTGACTTTCCCTATTCGATGGGTTGGCACGGTGCTCCGTTCAATGGGTCGGCTGGCGAACATTGGCAACTGCACGCACATTTTTATCCGCCACTTTTGAGGTCAGCCACCGTGAAGAAATTCATGGTTGGGTTTGAGATGATGGCTGAGCCGCAGCGTGATATCACACCGGAAACCGCGGCGGATCGCCTGCGGGAAGTTAAACTTTAACAACAACCAAATTGGAAACAGAACAATGAAAGTACTAGTAACAGGTGGGGCCGGATACATTGGAAGCGTCGCAACGGAGATTCTCCTGCGCGAGGGGTATGATGTCCTGGTCTTCGACAATCTCCAGCAGGGTCACAAGGAGGCGGTTTCCGAAGGGGCCTCGTTCATTGAGGGTGACCTTAGCCAGTATGAGCAGATTGAGGCGGCCATTGCCGGATTCAAGCCGGATGCCGTGATGCACTTTGCCGCCAATTCGCTTGTTGGCGAATCCATGCAGGAGCCATTTCTTTATCTGAATGACAATGTCGTCAATGCGCTCAACCTGCTGAAGGCAATGGAAGCGCATGGAGTGGGGAAAATCATCCTCTCCTCCACGGCCAACCTCTTTGCCGATCCCCTGAAGATGCCGATTGAGGAAGACGAGCGGATCATTCCGGGCAGTCCCTATGGTGAATCCAAGGGAATCATCGAACGGTTCCTTCATTGGCTTTCGATTACCAAGGGGCTCAAGTTTGCTTGCCTCCGCTATTTCAATGCGGCCGGCGCAACGGAGTTGCATGGCGAAGATCATGATCCCGAGTTGCACCTGATCCCGATCATTCTGCAGGTTGCTCTGGGGCAGCGTGAAAAGGTCTTCATGTTCGGAGACGATTACGATACGCCCGACGGCACCTGCATCCGCGACTACATTCATATCGAGGACCTGATTTCCGCCCATATTCTGGCGCTTGAATCCCTTGATGCCGGAAACCGCACCTACAACCTCGGTAATGGCAAGGGATTCTCGGTCAAGGAAGTCATCGAGGCCGCCCGGAAGATTACGGGTCATCCCATTCCGGCCGACATCGCGCCGCGCCGCGCCGGTGATCCGGCAACCCTCGTGGCCGGTTCGGATAAGATCAAATCCGAACTGGGTTGGAATCCCAAGTTCACCGACATCGAGTCGATCATCGAGACCGCTTGGAAGTGGCATTCCGCCCATCCCGATGGATATGGCGGGTAAAGTAAATGACAATCCCTCTTTGCACCAATCATGAAATCCATACTCCTTAAACTTGTTGCCGCTCTTTGGCTTATTCCTCCTGCTTTCCTTGTAGCCGGTCCGCCGGAACCGCCGTCCGGATGGACCGAAGGGTATGTCATGGCAAATGGGATACGTCTGCATTACTGGCGGACAGGAGGAGACAAGCCGGTAATGGTCATGGCCCACGGGTTTTCCGACGATGGCTTGTGCTGGACCCAACTGGCCGTGGAGCTGACGGATCAGTTTGACCTGATCCTTTTTGACGCGCGCGGGCACGGCTTGTCTGATGCGCCCAACCGGTCAGATCCAGCGGATGCCCAGGTCGAGGATCTTGCCGGTTTGATCAAGGCCCTTGAGCTCAAGAATCCAATTCTCATGGGACATTCAATGGGAAGCGCCTCCGTTGCCTGGTTTGCCGCACGCTACCCGGATGTCCCCAAGGCGATTATTCTCGAGGACCCGCGCCTCGTGGGAAGGTCTCCGCTTTCAAGTGGGGAAGTATCCGAGGAGGATCTCAAAAAGCGCGCCGCCACGATACTGGAACAGAACAACAAGACTTACGATGAGATTGTTGAACACGGCCTGAAACAAAATCCTTCCTGGGGTGAAGCGGAAATCCGCATTTGGGCGGCCTCCAAACAGCGTCATCATCCCAATCTCGTTTACCGTACTTTCTCCCAGGACCGTCCTTCAACCAGTGACCTCTTCAAAAAGATCACCTGCCCGACGCTGATCCTCAAGGCGGATGCAGGGGAGAAGCTCCGCCGTGAAAACGAGCAGGTCGCCGCACATCTGAAGAATGGCAAGCTTGTGCACATCGAAAGCGCTGGGCACAATGTCCGACGCGAACAGAAGGAACGCCTGCTGCAGGCGCTCATGCCTTTCCTTCACAGTCTTTGAGTCATCAGGGTGATTAACGAAAAACCCGTCACCAGTACTGGTGACGGGTTTGTTTTTAAACGATTCTATTTAAAGGAGAAAAGCTCTTGCAGGGCAACTTTCTAGTTGTCGCCTATCTTGTCTTTCTTGCTCATTTTCATTTTCTTGTCGGCCTTGTCCTTCATTCCCTTTTTATCCTTTTTGCCTTTTTTGGCGGTAGCGCCGCCAACTTCGTCCTCGGAAAGGACGCCGTCTCCATTTGCGTCGCGCTCCTTGAAGGTTGCCATTGATGCCTCGGTATCAAAGGCCTTCCCCTTTTTCTTCGCCTGTTTTTTGTCCCGGTTCATCCATTCGGATTCCGATACCTGCCCATCCGAATTCTTGTCCAAGGCATCAAAGAAACTCCATTCCTGGGCGTTAACGCTTGTCGAAAGCAGCGCGATGGCTGCGAGGGTCATTAGTTTTTTCATTTTGTGTTATCCTTTTTTGGTTTGTTGAAATGATCAGGGTTTTTTGATGATGCGAATTCTGAAGAAATCCGCGCCGGAAGCTGCCAGCACTTGAAATGTGACAGGGCTAACCACGTCGCTGTCCAGTGCGTCGATCGATTGCCACATGCCCTGCAAGTCCGGCGAGTAGTCGAGAATGTAGAGGCGCCCACCGGTTTCGATGGAAGGACTGATTTCAAACTGGCCTGCGCCGGTCCATGAAAGGAGCAAATTCAGGAAATCTGAGGGATCATCTCCCTGTGTTCCCGCGACATACTCGGAGTAGTTGCTTTGCCCGTCCCCGTCGAGGTCAAGGGCCCCGTCGGATTTCAGGTCCGGATTGAGTCCCCAGCTTTCCTCGATGGTATTGGGAATGCCATCCCCATCCATGTCGGATCCAGCGGCCTGGGTAAAGGCAATGTTGTCAATGTTGAATGCGCTGGTGGTATTGTCTGCATTCGCGATGACGATCTGGAAAGTCGCGCTCTCGGAATTTGCGAGGGTGTAGTCATCAAGCACCGTCAGGTCCGCATCCACGTCGGCATAGTCCCCGGTGTTGCCGAGGACATCCCCGGTGTTGCCGATGAATGAAAACACGGAAGGCGTTCCCGATAAATCAAGGTCACCGGATTGGTAGCTCACATCCATGTCCTTTGCGGCTGGCGCAAACGCCCGGCTGTAGTCAAAGCGAAGGGAATCGAGGACAATGTCGCCACCCGTGTTGTTGGTGATGGTAAGGGTAAGGGTGCTTTGTTCTGCGTTGGAGGTCTGGAGTTTGACGGCATTGGCCGTCAACGGGCTGTCCGGGAAAGGAAGGGTGCCAAATGAATCGTCAGTGGAGTTGGCATTCGTCTTGACCTCCTTGCCCCCGGCTATCGAGCCGGAAATCCCCGGCAAGACATAATCCGGTGTGGTGTCGGGGGTGGACGGGTTGGTGCCCTCATCCGGGGTATGCCATGCGAGGAGTATGGGGGAACTCGCGGACTCATAACCGGGTGTGGTGACAACCACGGAATCCGAGGCGGCCGTTATGTTGCCGAGGGAATCACGCATGGTCACGGTGTAGGCGTATGTCGTCTGGGGAAGCAGTCCTGTATCGGTATAGTCAATACTGGATTGCCATCCGCTGCTTGTCCCGCCGAAGTTACCCGTCGTCTCTGTGAAGAAGTATTCAACGGTGCCAACACTTGTCAGGCCTGTGACGGAAGACATGGTGACCTCATTCGGACTGCCAGGGTTCGGCACGGCGGAGAATTCCGCCGGATCGGGGCTTAAGGGTAGGGCGGCCAGGTCGAAGACTTGAATCCCTCCGATGGCTGCGTCTTCCCCAGCAATATTATCCAGTGTAAAAGTAACCGCATCATCGCTGTAAGGCCCGAAGACGACAAAGGTCGCTTCCGGATAATCAGCGGCCGGCGGCGACGTTTGGCTGGTCCGCTGCAAAGGATAGTTGAAGTAGTGAAAGACCGGTGAAGGGTCTGTTAACCTGACCAGCGAACTGTGCATCAGGTCAGGCGACTGGAAATAGAAGGTCGAGGCGCCGTCGGTGATCGTTGCCCCGGTGTTTCCGGGGGTCGCCTTGTTGATCACGTAGGACTTTCCGTTCCCGTCGGGGATGGGATCCCCGTTTGTATCAAGCGGGAATTCATAGGTGGGCTTTTCCCCGGTCAGGTAGACAATCGCGTAATACCCGTTTGGAAAATCCGTATTCAGGTTACTGAGAGTGACGCTTACCGGCCCGGATGTCGATGCCGTCCGGTTCAAACCGGCTTCCATGGGCGAATGCGGTCCAGCGTTAAAATTTCTTGAACCCTCTGGCTGGATCGTGCTGAGCTCAACCGAGCTGGTTGAGCCGTCGTCGAGTATCAAGGATCCCGCTGATGCCGTTCCAGTGGTGTTGTTCCAGTTTCCGGCAAGGGTGCCGAGTGATTCAACTCCGAATGATTCCGAGGAATCGATCAACTGTGCATTGACCGCGCTTTCATAGAAATTGAGGCTGAGGATTTTTTCGGAAGGGAGGCTGCGGTCGCGCCGCCTTTGCTGAACCATCCATTTGAGAAAGTCATCATCCCCGATCTTGGCGGGCTCCCCGGCAATGCCGTGCGTGAATCCCGGGAAAACCGTGAACTTCGCTTCCGATCCGGAGCGGGTCAGATACTCGCTCATTTCCTTGGCGGGCCGGATATTGACGGTCTGGTCCTGGTCCCCGTGGAAGATCCAGAAGGGGACATGGTTCTGGGTCATGGCGAGCGCCAGCGAGCGGTCGTAGCTTCCGGTGTTGCCGGCCATCACGCCGACAGCGCTGAAGGTGTTGCGTCCGCTTTCAAGCTCGCTGAGGGTCCAGCGCCAGACACCGGCGGCACCCATGCTGTAGCCCGATGCATAGACCCGGTCTTCGTCGACTTTGAATTCTGTCTTCAGGTAATTCAGAAGCAGATTCATCTCCGAGAGGTTCCATCCACCATTGGAGCGGGGCCTGACGGCAATCAATTGGAAGGGATTGCCGGGCTCAAACTCAGTTCCCTGATTTACCCGCAACTTCGAAACGTGCTCATTCTGGTTTCCCGCACCATGCAAATGGATGAGAAGCGGCAGCTCAGGAGATGCATCGAAGGTCTGCGGAAGATAGAGGAGGAATTTGTCCGCCACTTTGGATGTGTCGATATTCACACCGTCGGGCAGCTTGATGATCATCTGCTCGGCCCGTGGCAGGTCCGCCACCGAGTTGACCGGGATGATTGTCATGGTCTCGCTGTCGAGAGAACCGTCGTTGTTGGTCAGACGCACCCAGTAGTTGGTGGTCTCCGTCAAATTCGGGGTGGTGTATCCAATTTGGGTTGCCCCGGATATTGGCTGGGAGGTATCACCCTTGGTTCCCGCATACCATTGGTAAGTGTAATTCACATTGTTGGGAACATCGAGCGTCAGCTCGTCGCTCTGTCCCGTCCAGATGTAGACTGTCTCGGTCTGGTAAAGGATTGAGGGAAGGGCAGCCTGGGCGGCAACACCCGATACCAAGGCAAGAAGCATGGCCCAGATTCCCTGGGAGGTGAGGTGGCGAATTTTCATGGTTTTCGGGATTGGATGTAAACTTACTGCTTCAAAAGGACCGTTTCAGCCGAGCTGAAGTCGTATACCCAGCGGTTTCCAAAAATGTATGACCAGGACCCGCTTTCAAAATCGTAGATCCATGGAAATTCCATCCAGGCCCATCCGGAAGTATCCGTGTAATTGTAGTCATTTCCTGATGACAGCTCACGGGCCTGTAAATTTCCGAAAAAATAAAACCATGAACCGGCATCGGCATTGTAAGCCCAGTTGTCATCGTGCCAGATAAATCCGGTGGCGAAGACGGGTGGGGGAGGGGGTCTCTTGACGGTCAGGATCCGCACGGCTCCCGCCGGAATATTGATGGCAATTGCATCGGCACTGCTTTCCAATGTGCCGAGCGGGACCTCCTGTGAACCGAACTGGTCGAAGACTTCCCACTTTCCTTGAGTACTGCCGAGTTTCAATTGCACGGTGCGATTTGTCGGAGTGAGCAAGTTCGAATCCAGCAGCGCGACAAAGTAGGTGTCCGGGTCGTCCTTCTGTTGTGTGACCTGCCAGAAGCATTCGTTGTCCACGTAAAACAGTTGGTTGCCGCGCTGGGTCACCAGCTCATTCATAATGGAGTCCCTGGCCTCTTCCAGACTGGCAAATTCGCTCCATGTGTCGCCATTTGTTTGATACGCCCGGTTGCACCATGGCAGAGCCTCGAGCTCTGCCCGCGTGGCATAGGGAACGATCGGCGAAAATCCACTGGGCGAGGTGGGGAGAAGGTTATCCCAGCGCCTTTTTGCATTGAGGAGGATGGCGGTCCCGTCGACATCGGGAACATCCGTGTAGGCGTCCCAGCAAGCCAGCCGATTGATGACATAATTCCTGGCTGGGGGCGCATACTTGTAGTAATCGTGATTGATGCTCTGCTCACGGAGACGGATAAAATTCGGATCGTGAAGGGCTGCCGCGACCGGTGAGAGGCCCTTGAGCTGATCGCGTTCAGGCGAGTTGGGATATACACCGCTTTCCACCAGACGGAGGAAGTTCCAGATGCCCTGACGGTAAGGGTTACTCCACTTCAACGCGGGGTCGTTGGTGTCTCCAAGCAGATACATCGGGTTGTCCCGGTTGATGATTGAGGTGATCCTGAATGAATTGGCGCCCATCAGATACTGGGAAAACAAGTGCCGGAAGACGACATGGCCATTGCGCATGCCGCCAAACTCGACAACCCGGTTGGCGGCAAGGTTGTCCCCAATCGAATTGCAGCCCCAGTTCTCCACGTCACCATTGAGCCACAGTCCCACTCGCTCGGCGAAGCTCAGGTCGGGCACTGTGACGTTTGAGTTCTCGACCCCGAGGGTCAGGACATCCTTGTAGGCGGGGAACAGGGCGCTGGCCTTGTCCGGTGCAAGTGCGGAAAAAATGGCCCCCTTGCCACACAGCATGAAATAGGGCGGGGCCACTCCGAGTTGCGCGGAGCGGGCGAGCAGGGCGTCCATGTGGGGAATATATTCATCGATATAGGTGCTTTCCCGGAGCTCCTTTGAACGGGCCAGCATGTAGGTTTCTCCCTCGAAGATGGAAGCTTCGAAGCAGTCAGCGAGCGTTTCCGGGTCGATGAAAATCCGTGACCCGTGCCCGACGATAAACATGAAGTGCACCTTTCGCTCAGCGAGGGCCCGACTGAAGTCAGTGAGGGCTTGCCGGAGGTCGATCGCCCCGTTGTTGGTCATCCGGTCCACTAACCCGTCAATGTCCCCGATTGAGGAGACAAACTTGACCCGCTCCGGTTGGTATCCGGAAACTCCACCCAGTTCGTCGCGCCATTCCTGGACGGCGTTGCGGATCGAGTTGGCCCGCGAGCGGATATTCGATTCTGTCATACGCCATCCCATGGAGCCGTTCATGGTACCGATGTAATAAATCGGTTTTCCCGCGACTGCCTCTGTGCCGGAAAAATTCTGAATATCCGCGTGGAGTTCATCCAGCGCATCGCGGACTTCCCTTAAGACGCCCCGGCCATCGATCGTCTTGGCGTCCGTTGTCCACTGGCCCGTTGACAGGTCGACAAGATAGAAGTGATCATCCCCGTTTGGCGGCCCTGCAAGAATCATCTTGTCGAGCCCGCCGTTGCGGTCCTCGAGGCGTGCCCCGTCGGTGAAGTGATAGAGGGTGTGTGCGTATCCGTGATCGGTCGGACGGAAGACCCGGAACCTGTTCAGGTCGACGCTGTTTCGCGTGTCATAATTTACCAGATACAAATCATCCCCGTAAATGGTCAGCATTTCCGGCCCGGGATAATTGTTCCAATCCCTGAAATCGCCGGGAACACCCTGTTGCAGGAGGTATTTGCCCGTATTGGTGGTCTCGGAAACATTTTCGTAGTGGAGTTCCAGATCCAAGGCTTCCCCGGCAGGGAGCATTGTCGAAAGGAGCCGGGTTCGCGCACCATCTTCCGGATGAAGAACGCCCCAGTGGGCGACGAGCTCGTCGTCCCCGTCGCCGTCCATGTCGTAGGCCCATGGCAACTGCTTGTCGGTCCAGCCAAATGCCTCCTGGATGTTGTTGTAATTCAGCCCGTTTGAGCCCCAGTAGGCCGGTCGTTCCATCGTGTCCAAATCCGTGATCTCAAAGTAGTTTCCCCCGCTGAAATTCAACTCGTCGTAAAAGGAAATGACCTCGTCCCCGCCGATTCCGTCGTAGTTGCCCACCACTACACGCCGTATCACGCCCGGAACACTGCTCCTTGTCGAAGGGGGGAAGATCGTTCCCACCGTTGTTCCGTCTTCGGCAAGTATATAGATCCGGCCATTCACTCCACCTGTGACGATCCGGATTTCCCCGGCACTGTTCTTGCCCGTGTCCGCCGAATACAGCGCTCCCGGGAATCCGGTCCCCGTTTGTGGCGTCCAGTCGCCCAGCAGCACGCCGTCCCTGGACAGGATCCGCAGGTGGCCGTCTGTTCCGGGTAAAAGCACCTCTTCCCCGGGGTTGGCACTGTTGGCCTCCCCGGTCGCTAGCATGATGCCAAAACTCGTCGGCGGAGTATATTGCCACAGCTGGTTGTTCTCCTCCGGATCCGAGATGGCCGGTCGGTCAAAGGCGATCACCTTCCCGTTCACCGTCATACCCACCACATAATCCTTCGCCCCCACTGCATCAAAGTCCGCCGTCCGCACATGGATCAGGTTTTCCCCCTGTGTGGTGTAGGGCTGGAAGGTGCTCTGCCCACTCAGGACGCCTGCAGCAGTTGTTGAGAGTAATAAAATCAGGCTTTGGGCTAGCTTCATATATCAAGAATTAGGGTGGTGGGGTGGTTCTCCAGGAAGAGAGGGGGTGGACGGGAGAATCTTGATTTGCCCAAGTTGGAAGACAAGAATAAATGTAAGTGTTGCGTAAATATATAATCTTTTACATAAGGGCTGTATGGTGAAGGAGCGAAGGTGGATAAATGGATGGAGATGGGCGATTGGGCTGGTGCTGCTGCCTTCCCTGGGACAGGGGGCGGAGGTAAAGGTCGAGGATTTCAGTGGGATTCAAGCGTTCAAGATAAGGAATCTGGTGGGGACCGAGGTGAGTCTGACGAATTATGGGGCGCGGATTGTTTCTGTGGTTGTGGCGGACCGGGTCGGTGAGAAGGCGGACGTGGTTTTGGGCTATGACTCGGTGGAGGGCTACATCAACGGGATCAAGCGACCATATCTGGGCTGCATGGTGGGCCGGACGGCGGGCCGGATCAGCGGGGGGCGATTCATGCTGGACGGGGAAGAAATCCAGCTGTCGGTGAATCGCGCACCGAACCACCTTCACGGCGGGGAGAAGGGCTTTGACAAAGTGGTGTGGGAGTCGGAAGTCGTGGAGAACGGGGTCAAGTTCAGTTATCTTTCACCTGACGGGGAGGAAGGGTATCCGGGGAACCTGTTTGTGGAAGTGGTTTACACGCTTGGAGAGGACAATGCGCTCCGGATCGCCTGCACGGGGAGGACAGACAAGGCAACGCCGTTAAGTCTGACCAATCATGCGTACTTCAACCTGGCTGGGGAGGGAAGTGGGACGGTGTTGGATCATATGCTGGCGATGCCCGGGGAGAGCTACAT
It encodes the following:
- a CDS encoding aldose epimerase family protein, translating into MVKERRWINGWRWAIGLVLLPSLGQGAEVKVEDFSGIQAFKIRNLVGTEVSLTNYGARIVSVVVADRVGEKADVVLGYDSVEGYINGIKRPYLGCMVGRTAGRISGGRFMLDGEEIQLSVNRAPNHLHGGEKGFDKVVWESEVVENGVKFSYLSPDGEEGYPGNLFVEVVYTLGEDNALRIACTGRTDKATPLSLTNHAYFNLAGEGSGTVLDHMLAMPGESYMPRDGTGIPLGGWEKVGDSPFDFRAPKRIGRDIVLDHEQLILARGYDHSWEIPDTGLELELAATLHEPESGRFLEVYTDEPTLHVYTANYLDGQLKGKSGRPYGAREAICLETQHLPDSPNHPDWPDTILRPGESYSSTTVYKFGAK
- a CDS encoding EF-hand domain-containing protein, with product MKKLMTLAAIALLSTSVNAQEWSFFDALDKNSDGQVSESEWMNRDKKQAKKKGKAFDTEASMATFKERDANGDGVLSEDEVGGATAKKGKKDKKGMKDKADKKMKMSKKDKIGDN
- the galK gene encoding galactokinase, with product MKIPQSAEGLIDNVREQFKMNFGDDAEIVAFAPGRVNVIGEHVDYNGGWVLPAAIDRFLVMAVKARSGKEVRLATATYDGRVEFTLDEIAPGRSRGWDRYVRGVLAGIIGAGNDLTGFDACFDSNIPIGGGLSSSAAFEAATGLAALALCGGEMDRFELAKLCQHAEHEYAGVPCGIMDQAAVLNCKAGHLLFLDCENETFEQAPFKADGWRLMIINSGVAHELADGEYAKRRKACHDAAEIIGVSSLRHIAIEELDATLANESLNEEMRKCVRHNVTENDRTHKAVAALAAGDIEEAGKQMNLSHASLRDDYRVSCDELDYIAEIAQPLEGVAGCRMTGGGFGGSCIALVREEVAENVSTLISTAFSTRFKHAPKIFLTTPETSAHAFKTGV
- the galE gene encoding UDP-glucose 4-epimerase GalE; amino-acid sequence: MKVLVTGGAGYIGSVATEILLREGYDVLVFDNLQQGHKEAVSEGASFIEGDLSQYEQIEAAIAGFKPDAVMHFAANSLVGESMQEPFLYLNDNVVNALNLLKAMEAHGVGKIILSSTANLFADPLKMPIEEDERIIPGSPYGESKGIIERFLHWLSITKGLKFACLRYFNAAGATELHGEDHDPELHLIPIILQVALGQREKVFMFGDDYDTPDGTCIRDYIHIEDLISAHILALESLDAGNRTYNLGNGKGFSVKEVIEAARKITGHPIPADIAPRRAGDPATLVAGSDKIKSELGWNPKFTDIESIIETAWKWHSAHPDGYGG
- a CDS encoding UDP-glucose--hexose-1-phosphate uridylyltransferase, translated to MDKELLPHRRRNQLTGEWVLCSPHRATRPWLGQQEEVHKEERPEHDPSCYLCPGNRRANGVDNPSYEGTYVFENDFPALLNEDPSDDASEHHLLRCANVQGTCRVICFSPRHDLTLAKMEPADICRVIQTWKEQTAELGQKYKWVQVFENKGAIMGCSNPHPHGQVWAMDAIPTLPLQEDARQREYFGNHHDRLLLNYVELEIERKERMICQNDDWAVVVPYWATWPFETLLLPRFKISRMTELTTNKAESLAVVMKELLQRYDGLFSCDFPYSMGWHGAPFNGSAGEHWQLHAHFYPPLLRSATVKKFMVGFEMMAEPQRDITPETAADRLREVKL
- a CDS encoding dienelactone hydrolase family protein; the protein is MKIRHLTSQGIWAMLLALVSGVAAQAALPSILYQTETVYIWTGQSDELTLDVPNNVNYTYQWYAGTKGDTSQPISGATQIGYTTPNLTETTNYWVRLTNNDGSLDSETMTIIPVNSVADLPRAEQMIIKLPDGVNIDTSKVADKFLLYLPQTFDASPELPLLIHLHGAGNQNEHVSKLRVNQGTEFEPGNPFQLIAVRPRSNGGWNLSEMNLLLNYLKTEFKVDEDRVYASGYSMGAAGVWRWTLSELESGRNTFSAVGVMAGNTGSYDRSLALAMTQNHVPFWIFHGDQDQTVNIRPAKEMSEYLTRSGSEAKFTVFPGFTHGIAGEPAKIGDDDFLKWMVQQRRRDRSLPSEKILSLNFYESAVNAQLIDSSESFGVESLGTLAGNWNNTTGTASAGSLILDDGSTSSVELSTIQPEGSRNFNAGPHSPMEAGLNRTASTSGPVSVTLSNLNTDFPNGYYAIVYLTGEKPTYEFPLDTNGDPIPDGNGKSYVINKATPGNTGATITDGASTFYFQSPDLMHSSLVRLTDPSPVFHYFNYPLQRTSQTSPPAADYPEATFVVFGPYSDDAVTFTLDNIAGEDAAIGGIQVFDLAALPLSPDPAEFSAVPNPGSPNEVTMSSVTGLTSVGTVEYFFTETTGNFGGTSSGWQSSIDYTDTGLLPQTTYAYTVTMRDSLGNITAASDSVVVTTPGYESASSPILLAWHTPDEGTNPSTPDTTPDYVLPGISGSIAGGKEVKTNANSTDDSFGTLPFPDSPLTANAVKLQTSNAEQSTLTLTITNNTGGDIVLDSLRFDYSRAFAPAAKDMDVSYQSGDLDLSGTPSVFSFIGNTGDVLGNTGDYADVDADLTVLDDYTLANSESATFQIVIANADNTTSAFNIDNIAFTQAAGSDMDGDGIPNTIEESWGLNPDLKSDGALDLDGDGQSNYSEYVAGTQGDDPSDFLNLLLSWTGAGQFEISPSIETGGRLYILDYSPDLQGMWQSIDALDSDVVSPVTFQVLAASGADFFRIRIIKKP
- a CDS encoding alpha/beta fold hydrolase; translated protein: MKSILLKLVAALWLIPPAFLVAGPPEPPSGWTEGYVMANGIRLHYWRTGGDKPVMVMAHGFSDDGLCWTQLAVELTDQFDLILFDARGHGLSDAPNRSDPADAQVEDLAGLIKALELKNPILMGHSMGSASVAWFAARYPDVPKAIILEDPRLVGRSPLSSGEVSEEDLKKRAATILEQNNKTYDEIVEHGLKQNPSWGEAEIRIWAASKQRHHPNLVYRTFSQDRPSTSDLFKKITCPTLILKADAGEKLRRENEQVAAHLKNGKLVHIESAGHNVRREQKERLLQALMPFLHSL